One segment of Monomorium pharaonis isolate MP-MQ-018 chromosome 6, ASM1337386v2, whole genome shotgun sequence DNA contains the following:
- the LOC105840809 gene encoding sodium-independent sulfate anion transporter — protein sequence MSDDEKCPPIPVSRRKLRHTVTKYLPILGWLPQYTWLKATSDLIAGITLGLTVIPQSMAYAVLAERIPQYGLYSCFMGGYLYIIFGTTKEISIGPSSLMALLTLQYTRDMPQDFVILLSFLAGCVQFLMGVLNLGFLVNYISVPVTSGFLSAGSLIIIIAQLQGLLGLRIKSKNVADNLYKIVKNINKIRPADFALGIFSIVFLLIFRKLKDIDYPCTRNNRNASRNNKIKKIFWYFSIGRNALIVLITATIAYQFEANTGSVPFILSGKIKPGLPNVALPPFSSQVGNQTYTFFDMCAHYELGLVILPMISILVNVAIAKAFATNASVNATQEMLALGLCNIFGSFVSALPSSGAFTRSGVGSASGVQTPMAGLYSGTMALLALSFLTPYFYYIPRATLAAVLITAVLFMIDLKIIKMLWRGSKTDAVAAIGTLVISTFIGIEIGLLLGVFFNLILFIRLSAKLTLQTVTCKTHLGNKYIMLKPDVCLHYPAVASFCDKVMNLAQNDVPLILNCEKFTSLDYTSIKGIETLSNKLNHKRNQFWLLYLNSNIVKSFDVLADNGHIRLIEKEENIIDILYNDALLLNEDSEDLNDVSVKKATETEKLNHRDLSNSDLQQKNSETNAEEMTLISSLERKIQE from the exons ATGTCCGATGACGAGAAGTGCCCGCCGATTCCGGTTTCTAGACGGAAACTGCGGCACACGGTAACGAAATATCTACCGATACTTGGTTGGCTACCGCAATACACCTGGCTGAAGGCCACGTCGGACCTCATAGCGGGCATCACATTGGGTCTGACTGTGATCCCTCAGAGCATGGCCTACGCGGTATTGGCTGAACGGATTCCGCAG TATGGTCTGTACTCGTGTTTTATGGGCGGTTATCTATACATTATCTTTGGAACCACCAAGGAAATCTCAATTGGTCCGTCGTCCTTGATGGCTCTTTTAACGTTGCAATACACACGAGATATGCCACAGGATTTCGTAATACTTCTGAGTTTTCTGGCTGGAtgcgtacaatttttaatgggCGTGTTAAATCTAG GATTCTTGGTGAATTATATATCGGTCCCGGTCACGTCGGGTTTCTTGTCGGCTGGATCgctcattataataattgctcAGCTGCAGGGCCTTCTAGGTTTAAGAATCAAGTCGAAAAATGTCGCAGacaatctatataaaatagttaagAACATTAATAAGATCCGGCCGGCCGATTTTGCACTCGGGATTTTCAGTATTGTGTTTCTTCTGATCTTTAGA AAACTGAAAGACATCGATTATCCTTGTACAAGAAACAACCGAAACGCTTCcagaaataataagataaaaaagatattttggtACTTCTCCATTGGTAGGAACGCTCTCATTGTACTTATAACAGCTACTATAGCGTATCAATTTGAAGCGAATACAGGATCCGTCCCGTTTATACTCTCAG gaaaaataaaacCCGGCCTTCCCAATGTAGCGCTACCACCTTTCTCATCACAAGTGGGAAATCAAACTTATACATTTTTCGACATGTGTGCTCATTATGAATTAGGACTAGTGATACTTCCTATGATATCCATCTTGGTGAACGTAGCGATAGCTAAAGCGTTTG CAACTAACGCTTCCGTTAATGCGACGCAAGAAATGTTGGCCCTCGGTCTTTGCAACATATTTGGCAGCTTCGTGTCGGCGCTCCCAAGCAGCGGTGCATTTACTCGAAGTGGTGTCGGCAGTGCCAGCGGGGTGCAAACGCCTATGGCCGGTTTATATTCTG GTACTATGGCATTGCTGGCTCTGAGCTTCTTAACGccgtatttttattacattccaCGTGCGACACTTGCAGCAGTGCTGATAACCGCTGTGTTGTTTATGATCGACCTGAAGATCATAAAAATGCTCTGGAGAGGAAGCA AAACGGATGCAGTCGCGGCGATAGGAACCCTTGTAATCTCCACTTTTATCGGCATTGAGATCGGACTGCTTTTAggtgtgttttttaatttgattctcTTTATCCGGCTGTCCGCGAAACTGACGCTTCAAACAGTCACCTGCAag ACTCACTTAGGAAACAAATACATAATGCTAAAACCTGACGTCTGCCTTCATTATCCTGCAGTAGCTTCCTTCTGTGATAAAGTAATGAATTTAGCTCAAAATGATGTCCCGTTGATTCTAAATTGTGAGAAATTTACTAGTCTCGATTACACTTCAATTAAG GGTATTGAAACGCTATCGAacaaattaaatcataaaagaaATCAATTCTGGCTTTTGTATCTTAACTCCAATATCGTGAAAAGTTTCGACGTTCTTGCTGATAACGGGCACATTCGTCTGAtcgaaaaagaagagaatatCATAGATATTCTTTATA acgatgctttattattaaatgaagaTTCCGAGGATCTGAACGATGTCAGTGTGAAAAAAGCAACGGAAACGGAAAAGCTGAATCACAGAGACCTCTCAAATTCCGATTTACAACAAAAGAACTCGGAAACCAACGCCGAAGAAATGACTTTAATATCGTCACTTGAACgcaaaatacaagaataa
- the LOC105838228 gene encoding uncharacterized protein LOC105838228 isoform X1, protein MEEEDMRTTVELYIYDLTKGMAAMMSSLLIGRQLDGIWHTAIVAYGREYFYGPAGIQSVRPGGTELRDPQRVEKLGETYLPYTVFLEYINGLGTSTFAPGTYHLFKHNCNSFTEEVSNFLVGKGIPKFILDLPEEILQTPIGQALGPLIETLSNSASAGFTVGQRFVEPRLQREASPEYQLLNTAIEEARLNSIALEERRNVINEKLAKKDRKKKKKKKEKKEKGSKETTSSDSNSTGPSNCCANMAENENAVGETQQQGANGENAPAEMLPSERVMQMEEDEKREQEEKKRRRDPPIVFKDLVDVRTEYEGLVSALKGKLNDEEQTCLDELRQYVLEDEGSWALGDNFLNFVGRVLYDKSLDSDVRVKLLNVLSVAALKDDVILLLHQDRREHIIMSYAYDIDRHPLEEQLPLAQFLANMFENLSSSEWLLYISEWQHQDQNVSSNISNIRVTTKVAVHSLLSNSEDLQIRGAAIIHNLACKEKMNKSKNLRRLLPKGSISKVFDDVAVELTMALLQYFNGSPAEEQLYTCMKSLARFTQISGQDVPQLIQMIGPEPNKFRGTSQRIDEQIEQVNKKLR, encoded by the exons ATGGAGGAGGAAGATATGAGGACGACAGTAGAGCTATACATTTATGATCTCACCAAGGGAATGGCCGCAATGATGTCGTCCTTGCTTATTG GTCGCCAGTTGGACGGAATATGGCACACGGCTATAGTCGCGTACGGCAGGGAGTATTTCTACGGGCCCGCCGGTATCCAGAGTGTCCGACCC GGCGGCACTGAGCTACGGGATCCTCAAAGAGTCGAGAAGCTCGGCGAGACCTACCTACCCTACACGGTCTTCCTGGAATACATAAACGGCCTGGGGACTTCCACGTTCGC ACCGGGCACGTACCACCTCTTCAAGCACAACTGTAATTCCTTCACTGAAGAAGTTAGTAACTTCCTGGTGGGCAAGGGCATTCCTAAGTTTATCCTTGATTTACCGGAGGAAATATTACAAAC ACCTATTGGACAAGCTTTAGGCCCGTTGATAGAAACATTAAGTAATAGCGCGAGTGCGGGATTCACAGTCGGTCAGAGATTCGTCGAACCGAGACTCCAGAGGGAAGCCTCGCCGGAATATCAACTCTTAAATACAGCTATTGAAGAAGCGAG GTTGAATTCGATCGCGTTAGAGGAACGGAGGAACGTCATTAACGAGAAGCTAGCGAAGAAAGaccgaaagaagaaaaagaaaaaaaaggagaagaaagaaaagggcAGCAAGGAAACCACCAGCAGTGACAGCAACAGTACCGGACCAAGCAATTGCTGCGCAAATATGGCAGAAAATGAGA ATGCGGTCGGCGAAACTCAACAACAGGGAGCCAATGGGGAGAACGCGCCCGCGGAGATGCTGCCATCTGAGCGAGTGATGCAAATGGAAGAGGACGAGAAGCGCGAGCAAGAAGAGAAGAAGCGCCGTCGAGATCCACCAATAGTGTTCAAGGATCTGGTAGACGTGCGAACGGAATACGAGGGTTTGGTAAGCGCTCTTAAGGGGAAGTTAAACGACGAGGAGCAAACGTGTCTGGATGAACTGCGACAATACGTGTTGGAGGACGAGGGATCCTGGGCTTTAGGTGACAACTTCTTGAACTTTGTTG GTCGAGTTCTCTATGATAAATCGTTAGACAGTGACGTGCGAGTAAAATTACTGAACGTGCTGTCCGTCGCCGCACTAAAAGACGATGTGATTCTGTTGCTGCATCAAGACAGGCGAGAGCACATCATCATGAGCTATGCCTACGACATCGATCGACATCCGCTAGAAGAGCAACTTCCTCTTGCACAGTTT TTGGCAAATATGTTTGAGAACCTCAGCAGCTCAGAATGGCTGCTCTACATATCCGAGTGGCAACATCAGGATCAAAATGTCAGCAGCAATATCAGCAACATAAGGGTGACGACCAAGGTTGCGGTGCATTCCTTGCTCTCAAACTCGGAGGACCTGCAGATCCGCGGCGCGGCCATCATCCACAACCTTGCCTGCAAGGAG aaaatgaacaaaagcaaaaatctgcgGCGACTTTTACCGAAAGGCAGCATTTCTAAG GTGTTTGACGACGTCGCAGTGGAACTGACAATGGCGTTACTACAATACTTCAACGGTAGTCCTGCGGAGGAGCAGCTGTACACATGTATGAAGTCCCTCGCGCGTTTCACACAGATTAGCGGCCAAGACGTGCCACAGCTGATACAGATGATCGGACCCGAACCGAACAAATTCAGGGGTACCTCCCAGAGGATCGACGAGCAGATTGAACAAGTTAACAAGAAGTTGCGCTAA
- the LOC105838228 gene encoding uncharacterized protein LOC105838228 isoform X2, with product MEEEDMRTTVELYIYDLTKGMAAMMSSLLIGRQLDGIWHTAIVAYGREYFYGPAGIQSVRPGGTELRDPQRVEKLGETYLPYTVFLEYINGLGTSTFAPGTYHLFKHNCNSFTEEVSNFLVGKGIPKFILDLPEEILQTPIGQALGPLIETLSNSASAGFTVGQRFVEPRLQREASPEYQLLNTAIEEARLNSIALEERRNVINEKLAKKDRKKKKKKKEKKEKGSKETTSSDSNSTGPSNCCANMAENENAVGETQQQGANGENAPAEMLPSERVMQMEEDEKREQEEKKRRRDPPIVFKDLVDVRTEYEGLVSALKGKLNDEEQTCLDELRQYVLEDEGSWALGDNFLNFVGRVLYDKSLDSDVRVKLLNVLSVAALKDDVILLLHQDRREHIIMSYAYDIDRHPLEEQLPLAQFLANMFENLSSSEWLLYISEWQHQDQNVSSNISNIRVTTKVAVHSLLSNSEDLQIRGAAIIHNLACKEVKTVVFDDVAVELTMALLQYFNGSPAEEQLYTCMKSLARFTQISGQDVPQLIQMIGPEPNKFRGTSQRIDEQIEQVNKKLR from the exons ATGGAGGAGGAAGATATGAGGACGACAGTAGAGCTATACATTTATGATCTCACCAAGGGAATGGCCGCAATGATGTCGTCCTTGCTTATTG GTCGCCAGTTGGACGGAATATGGCACACGGCTATAGTCGCGTACGGCAGGGAGTATTTCTACGGGCCCGCCGGTATCCAGAGTGTCCGACCC GGCGGCACTGAGCTACGGGATCCTCAAAGAGTCGAGAAGCTCGGCGAGACCTACCTACCCTACACGGTCTTCCTGGAATACATAAACGGCCTGGGGACTTCCACGTTCGC ACCGGGCACGTACCACCTCTTCAAGCACAACTGTAATTCCTTCACTGAAGAAGTTAGTAACTTCCTGGTGGGCAAGGGCATTCCTAAGTTTATCCTTGATTTACCGGAGGAAATATTACAAAC ACCTATTGGACAAGCTTTAGGCCCGTTGATAGAAACATTAAGTAATAGCGCGAGTGCGGGATTCACAGTCGGTCAGAGATTCGTCGAACCGAGACTCCAGAGGGAAGCCTCGCCGGAATATCAACTCTTAAATACAGCTATTGAAGAAGCGAG GTTGAATTCGATCGCGTTAGAGGAACGGAGGAACGTCATTAACGAGAAGCTAGCGAAGAAAGaccgaaagaagaaaaagaaaaaaaaggagaagaaagaaaagggcAGCAAGGAAACCACCAGCAGTGACAGCAACAGTACCGGACCAAGCAATTGCTGCGCAAATATGGCAGAAAATGAGA ATGCGGTCGGCGAAACTCAACAACAGGGAGCCAATGGGGAGAACGCGCCCGCGGAGATGCTGCCATCTGAGCGAGTGATGCAAATGGAAGAGGACGAGAAGCGCGAGCAAGAAGAGAAGAAGCGCCGTCGAGATCCACCAATAGTGTTCAAGGATCTGGTAGACGTGCGAACGGAATACGAGGGTTTGGTAAGCGCTCTTAAGGGGAAGTTAAACGACGAGGAGCAAACGTGTCTGGATGAACTGCGACAATACGTGTTGGAGGACGAGGGATCCTGGGCTTTAGGTGACAACTTCTTGAACTTTGTTG GTCGAGTTCTCTATGATAAATCGTTAGACAGTGACGTGCGAGTAAAATTACTGAACGTGCTGTCCGTCGCCGCACTAAAAGACGATGTGATTCTGTTGCTGCATCAAGACAGGCGAGAGCACATCATCATGAGCTATGCCTACGACATCGATCGACATCCGCTAGAAGAGCAACTTCCTCTTGCACAGTTT TTGGCAAATATGTTTGAGAACCTCAGCAGCTCAGAATGGCTGCTCTACATATCCGAGTGGCAACATCAGGATCAAAATGTCAGCAGCAATATCAGCAACATAAGGGTGACGACCAAGGTTGCGGTGCATTCCTTGCTCTCAAACTCGGAGGACCTGCAGATCCGCGGCGCGGCCATCATCCACAACCTTGCCTGCAAGGAGGTAAAAACTGTG GTGTTTGACGACGTCGCAGTGGAACTGACAATGGCGTTACTACAATACTTCAACGGTAGTCCTGCGGAGGAGCAGCTGTACACATGTATGAAGTCCCTCGCGCGTTTCACACAGATTAGCGGCCAAGACGTGCCACAGCTGATACAGATGATCGGACCCGAACCGAACAAATTCAGGGGTACCTCCCAGAGGATCGACGAGCAGATTGAACAAGTTAACAAGAAGTTGCGCTAA
- the LOC105838228 gene encoding uncharacterized protein LOC105838228 isoform X3: MEEEDMRTTVELYIYDLTKGMAAMMSSLLIGRQLDGIWHTAIVAYGREYFYGPAGIQSVRPGGTELRDPQRVEKLGETYLPYTVFLEYINGLGTSTFAPGTYHLFKHNCNSFTEEVSNFLVGKGIPKFILDLPEEILQTPIGQALGPLIETLSNSASAGFTVGQRFVEPRLQREASPEYQLLNTAIEEARLNSIALEERRNVINEKLAKKDRKKKKKKKEKKEKGSKETTSSDSNSTGPSNCCANMAENENAVGETQQQGANGENAPAEMLPSERVMQMEEDEKREQEEKKRRRDPPIVFKDLVDVRTEYEGLVSALKGKLNDEEQTCLDELRQYVLEDEGSWALGDNFLNFVGRVLYDKSLDSDVRVKLLNVLSVAALKDDVILLLHQDRREHIIMSYAYDIDRHPLEEQLPLAQFLANMFENLSSSEWLLYISEWQHQDQNVSSNISNIRVTTKVAVHSLLSNSEDLQIRGAAIIHNLACKEVFDDVAVELTMALLQYFNGSPAEEQLYTCMKSLARFTQISGQDVPQLIQMIGPEPNKFRGTSQRIDEQIEQVNKKLR, from the exons ATGGAGGAGGAAGATATGAGGACGACAGTAGAGCTATACATTTATGATCTCACCAAGGGAATGGCCGCAATGATGTCGTCCTTGCTTATTG GTCGCCAGTTGGACGGAATATGGCACACGGCTATAGTCGCGTACGGCAGGGAGTATTTCTACGGGCCCGCCGGTATCCAGAGTGTCCGACCC GGCGGCACTGAGCTACGGGATCCTCAAAGAGTCGAGAAGCTCGGCGAGACCTACCTACCCTACACGGTCTTCCTGGAATACATAAACGGCCTGGGGACTTCCACGTTCGC ACCGGGCACGTACCACCTCTTCAAGCACAACTGTAATTCCTTCACTGAAGAAGTTAGTAACTTCCTGGTGGGCAAGGGCATTCCTAAGTTTATCCTTGATTTACCGGAGGAAATATTACAAAC ACCTATTGGACAAGCTTTAGGCCCGTTGATAGAAACATTAAGTAATAGCGCGAGTGCGGGATTCACAGTCGGTCAGAGATTCGTCGAACCGAGACTCCAGAGGGAAGCCTCGCCGGAATATCAACTCTTAAATACAGCTATTGAAGAAGCGAG GTTGAATTCGATCGCGTTAGAGGAACGGAGGAACGTCATTAACGAGAAGCTAGCGAAGAAAGaccgaaagaagaaaaagaaaaaaaaggagaagaaagaaaagggcAGCAAGGAAACCACCAGCAGTGACAGCAACAGTACCGGACCAAGCAATTGCTGCGCAAATATGGCAGAAAATGAGA ATGCGGTCGGCGAAACTCAACAACAGGGAGCCAATGGGGAGAACGCGCCCGCGGAGATGCTGCCATCTGAGCGAGTGATGCAAATGGAAGAGGACGAGAAGCGCGAGCAAGAAGAGAAGAAGCGCCGTCGAGATCCACCAATAGTGTTCAAGGATCTGGTAGACGTGCGAACGGAATACGAGGGTTTGGTAAGCGCTCTTAAGGGGAAGTTAAACGACGAGGAGCAAACGTGTCTGGATGAACTGCGACAATACGTGTTGGAGGACGAGGGATCCTGGGCTTTAGGTGACAACTTCTTGAACTTTGTTG GTCGAGTTCTCTATGATAAATCGTTAGACAGTGACGTGCGAGTAAAATTACTGAACGTGCTGTCCGTCGCCGCACTAAAAGACGATGTGATTCTGTTGCTGCATCAAGACAGGCGAGAGCACATCATCATGAGCTATGCCTACGACATCGATCGACATCCGCTAGAAGAGCAACTTCCTCTTGCACAGTTT TTGGCAAATATGTTTGAGAACCTCAGCAGCTCAGAATGGCTGCTCTACATATCCGAGTGGCAACATCAGGATCAAAATGTCAGCAGCAATATCAGCAACATAAGGGTGACGACCAAGGTTGCGGTGCATTCCTTGCTCTCAAACTCGGAGGACCTGCAGATCCGCGGCGCGGCCATCATCCACAACCTTGCCTGCAAGGAG GTGTTTGACGACGTCGCAGTGGAACTGACAATGGCGTTACTACAATACTTCAACGGTAGTCCTGCGGAGGAGCAGCTGTACACATGTATGAAGTCCCTCGCGCGTTTCACACAGATTAGCGGCCAAGACGTGCCACAGCTGATACAGATGATCGGACCCGAACCGAACAAATTCAGGGGTACCTCCCAGAGGATCGACGAGCAGATTGAACAAGTTAACAAGAAGTTGCGCTAA